A stretch of Triticum aestivum cultivar Chinese Spring chromosome 1D, IWGSC CS RefSeq v2.1, whole genome shotgun sequence DNA encodes these proteins:
- the LOC123174197 gene encoding uncharacterized protein, producing MVSSRILLLATILLAVASVRASGQDLPPPPATAPAPSACGGDHCSLDDVVKLDVCVDLQLGRMGLANKDRCCRQIRGMPNAADCLSVAFSRADLRIRFNIGNHVNAVLTACGVAHVLDHVCVAIH from the coding sequence ATGGTGTCCTCCCGCATCCTTCTCCTCGCCACCATCCTCCTGGCCGTGGCTTCTGTCCGAGCAAGTGGCCAGGACCTGCCGCCTCCACCGGCAACGGCACCAGCACCATCCGCCTGTGGAGGCGACCATTGCTCGTTGGACGACGTAGTCAAGCTCGACGTGTGCGTCGACCTCCAGCTGGGAAGGATGGGCCTGGCCAACAAAGACCGATGCTGCCGGCAGATACGTGGGATGCCGAACGCTGCCGACTGTCTGAGCGTCGCCTTCAGTCGGGCTGATCTTCGTATCCGCTTCAATATCGGCAACCACGTCAATGCCGTGCTcactgcctgcggcgtggctcacgTCTTAGACCACGTTTG